The following are encoded together in the Triticum dicoccoides isolate Atlit2015 ecotype Zavitan chromosome 6B, WEW_v2.0, whole genome shotgun sequence genome:
- the LOC119324887 gene encoding pentatricopeptide repeat-containing protein At1g51965, mitochondrial-like, translating into MPRRLGTTYSGRIAAATPSPSGPSITVTVSPTPPPTPLDPRGYPLPRRHLICAAAGILRFPASPTPLVDLADYLRDRRLTLTTSEASEIVKALSPDPALALAFFRFAPASLPGFRHDAFSYNRILALLFRTRADPSEALRIVSEMERDGVAGNISTVNLLVGMGGGGVEVTKCLELAMKWGLRLNGYTYKCILQAHLRSREVSKGFEVYEEMRRKGYRLDIFAYNMLLDALAKSGMVDQAYQVFEDMKQKYCEPDAYTYTILIRMSGRAGKTSKFLSFFDEMVSKGCALNLIAYNTLIEALGKNKMVDKVIFVLSKMIEGDCQPNQFTYSITLDILATEGQLHRLNEVLNICDRYMNKSIYSYLVKSLSKSGHVSEAHNVFCQMWNSYETGDMDAFVSMLEVLCNSGKTLEAIDLLHMMPAKGVATDVSMYNMVFSALGKLKQVSFITSLFDKMKANGIAPDLFTYNIVISSYGRVGLVGKASGLFEEMNASSCKPDVITYNSLINCLGKNGDLDEAHMLFKEMQEKGYDPDVFTYSILIECFGKSNKVDMACSLFADMIAEGCIPNVVTYNILLDCLERHGKTAEAHKHYETMKQQGLTPDSITYSILERLESRSQRTVRIRKPARATSWVVSPLR; encoded by the exons ATGCCCCGCCGCCTCGGGACGACCTACTCCGGCCGGATCGCAGCCGCGACGCCGTCCCCCTCCGGCCCCTCCATCACCGTCACCGTATCCCCGACCCCTCCCCCGACGCCGCTCGACCCCCGCGGTTACCCGCTCCCCCGCCGCCACCTCATCTGCGCCGCCGCCGGCATCCTCCGTTTTCCCGCCTCTCCCACCCCGCTGGTCGACCTCGCAGACTACCTCCGCGACCGCCGCCTCACGCTCACCACCTCCGAGGCCTCTGAGATAGTCAAGGccctctcccccgaccccgcccttGCTCTCGCCTTTTTCCGCTTCGCCCCCGCTTCCCTCCCGGGCTTCCGTCACGACGCCTTCTCATACAACCGCATCCTGGCTCTCCTCTTCCGCACCAGGGCGGACCCAAGCGAGGCTCTGCGTATCGTCTCGGAGATGGAGCGGGACGGCGTGGCCGGCAACATCTCCACGGTGAATTTGCTGGTTGGAATGGGCGGAGGAGGCGTGGAGGTGACCAAGTGCCTGGAGCTGGCCATGAAGTGGGGGTTGAGGCTTAATGGCTACACCTACAAGTGCATTCTGCAGGCTCATTTGAGGAGCAGGGAGGTGTCCAAGGGGTTCGAAGTCTATGAGGAAATGCGCAGAAAGGGGTACAGGCTGGATATATTTGCGTATAACATGCTGCTTGATGCCCTTGCCAAGTCTGGAATG GTTGACCAAGCTTACCAAGTCTTTGAAGATATGAAACAAAAGTACTGTGAGCCGGATGCGTACACATATACTATACTAATTAGAATGTCTGGGAGGGCCGGGAAGACTTCTAAATTTCTCTCATTTTTTGATGAAATGGTATCAAAAGGATGTGCTCTTAACCTTATTGCTTATAATACTCTTATTGAGGCTCTTGGTAAGAACAAGATGGTGGACAAGGTAATCTTTGTACTTTCCAAAATGATCGAGGGCGACTGCCAGCCCAATCAATTCACATATAGCATTACATTGGATATTTTGGCAACAGAAGGACAACTGCACAGACTAAATGAGGTTCTGAATATCTGTGATAGATATATGAACAAATCAATTTATTCTTATTTGGTCAAGTCACTTAGCAAATCTGGGCATGTAAGTGAGGCACATAATGTATTCTGTCAGATGTGGAACTCCTATGAAACCGGAGACATGGATGCTTTCGTATCAATGCTTGAGGTGTTATGCAATTCAGGAAAAACATTAGAGGCTATTGATCTCCTACATATGATGCCTGCAAAAGGGGTTGCTACTGATGTTAGCATGTACAATATGGTCTTTTCAGCCCTTGGGAAGCTCAAACAGGTCTCTTTCATAACTAGTCTCTTTGACAAGATGAAAGCTAACGGGATTGCTCCGGATCTTTTTACCTACAACATTGTGATATCAAGCTATGGTAGAGTTGGCTTAGTTGGTAAAGCATCTGGATTATTTGAAGAAATGAATGCTAGCAGTTGTAAACCTGATGTCATCACTTACAATTCTTTGATAAACTGTCTTGGGAAAAACGGAGATCTTGATGAAGCCCACATGCTTTTCAAAGAGATGCAGGAGAAGGGATATGATCCTGATGTATTCACTTACAGCATACTGATTGAATGCTTTGGGAAATCTAATAAGGTTGATATGGCATGCAGCTTATTTGCTGACATGATTGCAGAGGGATGCATCCCTAATGTTGTAACTTATAACATCTTACTTGATTGTTTGGAGAGGCACGGGAAGACAGCAGAAGCTCATAAACATTATGAGACTATGAAGCAGCAAGGGTTAACTCCTGACTCGATAACTTACTCAATACTTGAGCGGTTGGAAAGTAGATCTCAGCGAACAGTACGAATACGAAAGCCAGCTCGGGCTACAAGTTGGGTTGTCAGTCCTCTAAGATGA